A stretch of Schistocerca americana isolate TAMUIC-IGC-003095 chromosome 3, iqSchAmer2.1, whole genome shotgun sequence DNA encodes these proteins:
- the LOC124606103 gene encoding uncharacterized protein LOC124606103: MDEIDTELLITLVEVRPVLWDKTLDAYRDRIATKNAWREVCVALKQDFDEMEDKDKNAFGIEVIRRWTNLRDSFVKSNIKIQAAKKSGSAAKKMKKYVYSDQLQFLKKLYDARETEDSFQSERTARLEEDIETQGSVENTENVSGPFDTAPTQQTSKSECHTNRKHRKPDAIEMKILRALEEDKPCSKMSFLLSLKPHLEKFDEQDYLQFQMGVLKVIENIYERRNILTAQPPPFTHYTPPMPYNNRFQAYSYSPMENAAPISSYHTHQIRPPPAAPNPTTFLEQPLQTSQGRSSYQRINKVPPPYPSPSTSSHEGPPSTTQFYNVFAESLSPQSDSTVSPATNSLVSTADIDIDFSTS; the protein is encoded by the exons atggatgaaattgatactgaacttttgataaccttggtggaagtaagacctgttctgtgggacaaaactctagatgcgtatagagatcgtattgctacaaagaatgcttggcgggaagtttgcgtagcactgaagcaagattttgatgagatggaagacaaagataaaaatgcgtttg gtatagaagtaatacggaggtggaccaatctacgagactcctttgtgaagtcaaacataaaaattcaagctgcgaaaaaaagtggctcagcagcaaagaaaatgaaaaagtatgtatattctgatcagctgcagtttctaaaaaagctgtatgatgctcgagagacggaggacagttttcaatcggaacgcaccgccagactggaagaagatatagaaacgcagggctccgtcgaaaatactgagaatgtttctgggccatttgatacagcacccacacaacaaacatccaaaagcgagtgccatacaaacagaaaacatagaaaacctgatgcaatcgaaatgaaaatattacgagctctggaagaagacaaaccttgcagcaaaatgtcatttttacttagtctgaagcctcatctggaaaaatttgatgaacaggattatcttcagtttcagatgggagtcctcaaagttatagaaaatatatatgaaaggagaaatatattgacagctcaacctcctccatttacccattacacacctcccatgccctataataatagatttcaagcttattcttattcacctatggaaaatgctgctccaatatcctcttaccatacgcatcagattcgtcctcctccagctgcaccaaacccaactacttttctcgaacaaccattacagacttctcaaggtcgcagttcttatcaacgaattaataaagtgccaccaccatacccttcgccttccacaagtagccatgaaggcccaccatcaacaacgcagttctacaacgtttttgcagagagcctgtcgccacaaagtgacagtacagtcagtcctgctacaaactctttggtttcaactgctgatattgatattgacttttctacttcataa